In Gemmatimonadota bacterium, the genomic stretch TGTGTGTCGGGATTGTAGAACACCGTACCGAAGGGACAGGCGATGGTGCACAACCCGCAACCTACGCAGTTGGCATCGCCCACGACCTTGGCGCCGGTATCCGCGTCGATGCTGATGGCGTTCACGGGGCAGGCCGTCATGCACCAGGCTTCGTCGCACTGGAAACACGTGTACGGCGCGTAACTGGCCTGCTCATCGAAAATGTTCACGCGGATCAGCGACCGGGATGGTTGAAACATGCCGGTCTGCACCCAGGAACATGCCAGTTCGCACTGCATGCACCCGGTGCATTTTTCCGGGATTATGCGTAGAGATTTAGCCATGCCGACTCCCTTCTGTATCG encodes the following:
- a CDS encoding 4Fe-4S dicluster domain-containing protein: MAKSLRIIPEKCTGCMQCELACSWVQTGMFQPSRSLIRVNIFDEQASYAPYTCFQCDEAWCMTACPVNAISIDADTGAKVVGDANCVGCGLCTIACPFGTVFYNPDTQKAFKCDLCDGNPACAVACPTGAIEYTESESADWLGGWAEKVNESYLTSIEGGNAA